The proteins below are encoded in one region of Triticum aestivum cultivar Chinese Spring chromosome 1B, IWGSC CS RefSeq v2.1, whole genome shotgun sequence:
- the LOC123088214 gene encoding uncharacterized protein — protein MASPRTPDSPRGLIFAPGDADLITIYLQRKISGLPLPVAAAPYIHNADVYAAEPAAVVTGLLPASASNDGEGREWYFFTSVRAQSSRDTRRCRAVAGGVGTWHSEKARCDVLDAGGAVVGYRQPFTYEPKNGWLMLEFSQEDPRPGEAMPALCKIYKKRRAGRSASKPISSGSSSMSGSKRKAAAAGERSGEGSSARVRRCLQFRPSPAAPNPPTLVATSGIQEAFLLPVERPQAEQEPQEPPVRRAPTATPLIPSFSMGANPSLTFDGTAFLRRAQDSPTPANSDLSGTSTALLGNYELVSPASSELTCYNAMTPPSDNTGAWAFQPSALTSSNGTTSLLPGQDWATPESSQVSEASTVESYSCFSPDHATSRPTTLPISSGTGYCWSLPQYSELSAIFGA, from the coding sequence ATGGCGTCCCCGCGTACGCCCGACTCGCCCCGTGGCCTCATCTTCGCGCCCGGCGACGCCGACCTCATCACGATCTACCTCCAGCGCAAGATCTCCGGGCTCCCgctccccgtcgccgccgccccgtacaTCCACAACGCGGACGTGTACGCGGCCGAGCCCGCGGCGGTCGTCACCGGCCTCCTCCCCGCCTCGGCGAGCAACGACGGGGAGGGCAGGGAGTGGTACTTCTTCACCTCCGTGCGGGCCCAGAGCAGCCGGGACACCCGCAGGTGCCGCGCCGTCGCGGGTGGGGTCGGCACCTGGCATTCGGAGAAGGCGCGGTGCGACGTGCTCGACGCGGGCGGCGCCGTCGTCGGGTACCGCCAACCCTTCACCTACGAGCCCAAGAACGGCTGGCTGATGCTCGAGTTCAGCCAAGAAGACCCTCGCCCCGGTGAGGCCATGCCCGCACTCTGCAAAATCTACAAGAAGCGTCGTGCTGGCCGGTCCGCCTCGAAACCCATTTCGTCTGGGTCGTCGTCGATGTCCGGATCCAAGAGGAAGGCGGCGGCCGCGggcgagcgctccggcgagggctcctCGGCCCGCGTGAGGCGATGCCTGCAGTTCCGTCCGTCTCCTGCCGCACCAAATCCGCCCACCCTGGTTGCTACATCGGGGATTCAAGAAGCGTTCTTGCTTCCAGTCGAGCGGCCGCAGGCAGAGCAAGAACCGCAAGAACCGCCGGTACGCAGAGCACCCACAGCCACACCGCTGATTCCCAGCTTCTCCATGGGCGCCAACCCTTCCCTGACCTTCGACGGCACCGCCTTCCTCCGCCGCGCCCAAGATTCGCCCACGCCAGCGAATTCGGACCTGAGCGGCACGTCGACGGCACTGCTGGGCAATTACGAGCTCGTCTCACCAGCCAGCTCCGAGCTGACCTGCTACAATGCCATGACTCCCCCGAGCGATAACACCGGCGCTTGGGCCTTCCAGCCGTCCGCCCTGACCTCCTCCAATGGCACCACCTCCCTCCTCCCTGGCCAAGATTGGGCCACGCCAGAGTCGTCACAAGTCAGTGAGGCATCGACGGTGGAGAGCTACAGCTGCTTCTCGCCCGACCACGCCACATCCAGGCCCACCACACTGCCGATCAGCAGCGGCACCGGCTATTGTTGGTCTTTGCCGCAGTACAGCGAGCTATCGGCAATTTTTGGCGCCTGA
- the LOC123077799 gene encoding transcription factor BHLH42: protein MASSGEVHRSLQAVAQGLRWTYAILWQLCPDQGYSNNNTSSIVAMFISHLHNCFICPCSTQVFFEFLLLVTGINGMHGSALVWTEGHYNGAIKTRKTVQPAVAQAQAPAAEAADQARSRQLRELFDSLAREAAAGGGTGFRDVHGCAQEARRPSAALAPEDLTETEWFYLMSASYSFPPGVGLPGRAFARGGHVWLSRANEVDSKAFSRAILARSAGIKTVVCIPIVDGVLEIGTTEKVEEEMGLVQYAMAIFMDQQETHMIPSICHSNQTSHIDQQSLQTHTGQTKPEPNKFDPEYEDDEMEYDEDEIDAGCASGSETNTGRDYCRHGPPNITSNDDHATHNAGRSSELMQVEMSERVRDGCSSNLGDEIQMLMVCQNGTSDHSNLHVQDEPWHFLYEELCSGYPQSSAAGEDQAMAENAHYAHTVSLILHRNNARRQADGLNTRSYLAVSHRSSFSRWDAGIHGRTVAEGTTRQKMLKSVLLFFNAACNKPPGDLILRCDEAGARREVDFGASHVMQERKRREKLNERFIILRSLVPFVTKMDKASILGDTIEYVKQLTKRIQDLESSTVRGAAMPKEKRALLTGKEGPSSSSGSSSSAPVATDVQVSIIESDALLELRCPDRRGLLVTIMQALQEQLRLEVTSVQASSDHGVLLAEMRAKVREVHGRSSSISQVKRAIHLIISSG from the exons ATGGCGAGCAGCGGCGAGGTGCACAGATCGCTGCAGGCGGTGGCGCAGGGGCTGCGCTGGACGTACGCCATCCTCTGGCAGCTCTGCCCCGACCAAGGGTACAGCAACAACAACACCAGCTCCATCGTCGCAATGTTCATATCTCACTTGCATAATTGCTTCATCTGTCCATGCTCAACACAAGTGTTTTTTGAATTTCTTTTGCTCGTCACGGGAATCAATGGGATGCATGGCAGCGCGCTGGTGTGGACGGAGGGCCACTACAACGGCGCCATCAAGACGCGCAAGACGGTGCAGCCGGCCGTCGCCCAGGCgcaggcgccggcggcggaggcagCCGACCAGGCCCGGAGCCGGCAGCTGCGGGAGCTGTTCGACTCGCTGGCCAGGGAGGCTGCCGCGGGAGGCGGCACAGGCTTCAGGGACGTCCACGGCTGCGCCCAGGAGGCTCGGCGGCCCAGCGCGGCGCTGGCGCCGGAAGACCTGACGGAGACGGAGTGGTTCTATCTAATGTCCGCCTCCTACTCCTTCCCTCCTGGCGTCGG GTTACCTGGAAGGGCCTTTGCAAGGGGAGGGCACGTATGGCTTAGTAGAGCAAATGAAGTTGACAGCAAGGCCTTCTCAAGAGCAATACTTGCCAGG AGTGCAGGAATCAAG ACGGTCGTATGCATTCCGATTGTCGACGGTGTCCTGGAAATCGGGACCACAGAAAAG GTGGAGGAAGAGATGGGTTTGGTCCAGTATGCAATGGCCATCTTCATGGATCAACAAGAAACCCACATGATCCCCAGCATCTGCCATTCCAACCAAACCAGTCACATTGATCAACAGTCACTCCAAACACACACTGGTCAGACAAAGCCGGAGCCAAACAAGTTTGACCCAGAGTACGAGGATGATGAGATGGAGTACGACGAAGACGAGATCGATGCGGGGTGTGCATCGGGTTCGGAGACCAATACCGGAAGGGATTACtgccggcatggtccaccgaaCATTACAAGCAATGATGATCATGCAACACATAATGCAGGGAGGAGCAGCGAGCTGATGCAGGTTGAGATGTCGGAGAGGGTGAGAGATGGGTGCTCAAGCAATTTGGGCGATGAGATCCAAATGCTGATGGTCTGCCAGAATGGTACTAGTGACCATTCCAATTTGCATGTGCAAGATGAGCCCTGGCATTTTCTCTATGAGGAGTTGTGCAGTGGCTACCCCCAGTCGTCAG CTGCAGGTGAAGATCAAGCTATGGCTGAAAATGCTCACTACGCACACACAGTCTCGCTGATCCTGCATCGCAACAACGCCCGGAGACAGGCCGACGGCCTGAACACCAGGTCCTACCTGGCAGTCTCACACCGATCTTCATTCTCCAGATGGGATGCTGGCATCCATGGACGCACGGTCGCCGAAGGCACCACCCGGCAGAAGATGCTCAAGAGTGTCCTCCTGTTCTTCAATGCTGCCTGCAACAAGCCACCTGGTGATCTGATTCTGAGGTGCGACGAAGCCGGTGCGCGGAGGGAGGTCGACTTCGGCGCCAGCCATGTCATGCAGGAGCGGAAAAGAAGGGAGAAGCTCAACGAGAGGTTCATCATCCTGCGGTCCCTGGTGCCCTTCGTCACCAAG ATGGACAAAGCGTCGATACTCGGGGACACGATCGAGTACGTGAAGCAGCTGACGAAGCGCATCCAGGACCTTGAATCGTCGACGGTCAGGGGGGCGGCGATGCCGAAAGAGAAGCGTGCGCTGCTGACGGGGAAGGAAgggcccagcagcagcagcggtagcagcagcagcgcccCTGTGGCCACGGACGTGCAGGTGTCCATCATCGAGAGCGACGCGCTGCTGGAGCTCCGGTGCCCCGACAGGCGCGGCCTGCTGGTGACCATCATGCAGGCGCTCCAGGAGCAGCTCCGGCTCGAGGTCACCTCCGTCCAGGCGTCGTCGGACCACGGCGTGCTGCTCGCCGAAATGCGAGCCAAG GTGAGGGAGGTGCATGGGAGGAGCAGCAGCATTTCTCAAGTGAAGAGAGCGATCCATCTCATCATCTCATCGGGATGA